Below is a genomic region from Granulicella sp. L56.
GAATCAGGCCGAGCCAACCCGAGCGGACAGAAGATGTTTGCGGAAGTGAGATGTTGTTTGAGGCGGACATAACGTTCTCCAAGGACTACCAGGGCACCACTTTTAGAATTCCGAAACGGACAAGAAGGACCAGCGCGAGGGACAGCACAACAGCCCAGGTATCGAGTGAGAAACGGCGAGAAGTAGCCGGCATAAAGAACTCCTTTAACACCAGGCGAAGGCCAAGGTGAGAGAGACACAACCACCGTGGGTGGCCATGAAATGTAGGATGAAGGTAAGGGTGGGGTATTACCGGTGCCGGCGCTAGCTACAACAGCGCCCGGGCATAGGACAAGCAAACACGAATTGTGAGTTGTCGCGCATTGGTATATCTGTGTTTATCACGAAGCTTGGTAGCTTCACAAGACAATCCAAGCTCCGAAACGTTAACGGACTATAAATTAACGCGCTGACTTGACGACCCAGCGTTTTTTCCGTAACTTCCGAGGAATAGTCTTTTGAAGACTGCTGCCATGAAGAACAACATTCCAAGCCGAGTGAATCCCGACAAGAGCATAAGCCCCCAAAGGCTCTGCATCTTTCGCCTCGCCTTGGATTCACGTTGTTGTCGCTAGCACTTTCTCTCTCCAATCAGGAAATACGAGTGTGGAATAGCTGCGTCCCAGCAGGTCGCGGCATCTCCATTGATACAGATTCGTATAGCTCCTGCCCCTGATCCATTCAGCAAATGAAAAACCCCCAAGGGAAGACTATGTCGACACGCAGAAATTTTTTGCAATCCGCGGCGCTAAGCGCTGCCGCCGCCACTCTCGCACCTCTCACTACAAGCGCCAAAGAACCAGTTCAGCCTTCCACAACAACACGCAAAGGCATTATCGATACACATGCTCACTGGACCGGCCCCACGGTCGTAGAGCTGCTGAAGAAACGCACTACGGCTCCTTTCTACACAACCAACGAGAAAGGCGAATTGATTCTCATCAACAGGGGCACGCATGCAACGGGCAAAGAACGTCCGCAATCCTCATCATGGTTCGATATTGACGCACGTCTCCGCCACCTGGATGAAGCCGGCGTGCAGCGACAGGTTCTCTCCTGGACGGGTGCAACCTACGATGGCCAGCTCTCTACCGAGGAGGCAAGACCATTTTGGCGTGCCCAAAACAATGACCTTGCGAATGTCGTGAAGAAATACCCGAACCGTTTCTCCGGATTAGCAACCTTGCCCACCGCGGAGCCGGTCGCCGCAGCTGCGGAACTCGAGCGTGCGCACGCAGAGCTTGGACTTTCCGGTGGAACTCTGCCACTCGACGCTTTTATTAGCCTCGCAGGAGCTCAATTCCTTGCTCCAATATTCGCCGTGGCACAAAAGCATCGAAGCCACATTTTCATTCACCGTGGACTTTCCAGCGCGAACGTGCCAAGTGAAACGCCAGAGGTAGGCGCAACCAACAGCTACTTTGGACTTGCTTCCTCGGATGGTCCGAATGAGCGACCTAAGCCAGTTCCGGGAGATGACACGATCGCCAGGGCCGCGTTGATAAGCAGCACACACCTTGCAGCAGGCGTCATCACTCTGGCACTCTCTGACTTCCTCGATGCCTATCCTGACGTGACGGTTCAGATTGCCATGATTGGTGGCTCAATTCCCTTCGTCGCGGAGCAAATCCAGTTTGCGCAAGAAGCAGCGGGCCAGAAAGATACAACGCAAAGGTTGCGACGCTTGTATTACGACACCGGCCAGTTTGGCCGAGGGCCCCAAAACATCGCGCATACGGCCAAAGTATTCGGCGCCGACCGAATCGTATTCGGGTCTGACAACGGTCCGCAGAGTTCGATCATTCCTTACGTCGAAGCTGTCGAACAAACGCAGATAAGCACTCGGGAGAAAGATCTGATCTTTTCAGGCAATGCGAAGCTGATCTTCGAGAAGAGTTAGCGCTAAGAGGCGATCACTTTCCCGGCATGGTCGGGAAAGTGATCCTTCAAAGCCTGGCGTGCGGCATGATACCCACAATGCCCATGAACGCCGCCACCTGGGG
It encodes:
- a CDS encoding amidohydrolase family protein; the encoded protein is MSTRRNFLQSAALSAAAATLAPLTTSAKEPVQPSTTTRKGIIDTHAHWTGPTVVELLKKRTTAPFYTTNEKGELILINRGTHATGKERPQSSSWFDIDARLRHLDEAGVQRQVLSWTGATYDGQLSTEEARPFWRAQNNDLANVVKKYPNRFSGLATLPTAEPVAAAAELERAHAELGLSGGTLPLDAFISLAGAQFLAPIFAVAQKHRSHIFIHRGLSSANVPSETPEVGATNSYFGLASSDGPNERPKPVPGDDTIARAALISSTHLAAGVITLALSDFLDAYPDVTVQIAMIGGSIPFVAEQIQFAQEAAGQKDTTQRLRRLYYDTGQFGRGPQNIAHTAKVFGADRIVFGSDNGPQSSIIPYVEAVEQTQISTREKDLIFSGNAKLIFEKS